Sequence from the Corallococcus sp. EGB genome:
CGTGGTCGGAGCTGTGCCGCCGGGTGGGCGGACAGGGCCGCATCTTCTACCGCCGCCGCTCCGACAACACGGCGAAGAAGGCGGGCAACCTGGCGGAGTTCTGCGAGCGCTGGGGCCGCCGCTACGACTTCCTCCTGGTGCTGGACGCCGACAGCCTGATGGCCGGCGACAGCGTGGTTCAGATGGCGCGGCTGATGGAGCTGAACCCGGGCGCGGGCATCCTCCAGGTGCCGCCGCAGAACGTGGGCCGCTCCACGCTGTTCGCGCGGCTGCAGCAGTTCGCGGGGCGCGTGTACGGCCCCATCGTGGCAGCGGGCGCGGCGGCGTGGCAGTTGGGGGACTCCAACTACTGGGGCCACAACGCCATCCTGCGCATGGCGCCCTTCATCGAGCACTGCGGCCTGCCGGTGCTGCCGGGCCAGCAGCCCTTCGGCGGCCACATCCTCAGCCACGACTTCGTGGAGGCCGCGCTGATGCGCCGCGCCGGTTACACGGTGTGGCTGGTGCCGGAGCTGGGGGGCAGCTACGAGCAGCCGCCGCCGGACCTGCTCGCGTACGCGCAGCGCGACCGCCGCTGGTGCCAGGGCAACCTCCAGCACCTGGGCCTGGTGATGGCGGGCGGCCTGCACCCCATGAGCCGGATGCACTTCCTCATGGGCGTGATGTCCTACGTGGCGTCGCCCCTGTGGCTCATCTTCCTGGTGGCGGGCCTGTTCGCCGCGCTGCACGAGTGGTTCTTCTCGCCCGCGACGCTGGTGGGCTTCCAGTCCACGCTGCCGGGCGGGGACGCGTTCGACACGGTGGGCGCGCTGCGGCTGATGGGCCTGTCGCTGGCGCTGCTGTGGATTCCCCGGCTGCTGGGCATGGGGCTGGTGCTGGCCAACCGCGAGGAGGCCGCGCGGATGGGCGGCCGCTTCAAGCTGGTGCTGAGCGTGATGCTGGAGGGCTTCGTCTCCACGCTGATGGCGCCGGTGATGATGCTCTTCCAGTCGCACTTCGTGTTCGGGACGCTGCTTGGGTACAAGGTGAACTGGTCCAGCCAGCAGCGCGAGGACACGGACCTGCCGTGGTCGGAGGCGCTGCGGCGGCACAAGTGGCACATGGCGATCGGCGTGGTGCTCGCGGCGCTCGCGGTCGCGGTGGCGCCGGGGATGCTGGCGTGGCTGTCGCCGGTCATCCTGGGGCTGTGGCTGTCCCCGGCCATCTCCGTCTTCACCGCGCGCGCGTCGCTGGGCCTGTGGTTGCAGCGGAAGGGCCTGCTCCTCATCCCCGAGGAGGTCCAGCCGCCCACCGTGCTGGTGCGCGCGCAGGAGCTGGCGGAGGAGGGGATGGAGCCGGTGGACGACGCGTTGGACCATGTGCTCACCGACCCTCGCGCGCACGCGCTGCACCTGGCGCTGCTGGAGGCCCACCCGACGGCCACCGTCCCCGTGGCGCTGGCCTCCGCGCGTCGCAAGCTGCTCGCGGGCGGCGTGGAGCCCCTGTCCCCGCAGGAGAAGTCCGCGGTGCTGCTGGACGCGCGCACGCTGTCGGAGCTGCGCGGTCGGCGGCTGGGCGCGCAGGCGTGAACGCGGTTGCATGACCCGGCGGCGCCCTGGATGCTCCGGGACATGAACCGGTTCTCCTCCGCCGCCGCGCTCGCGCTGTTCGTCTCCTCCGGGGCTTTCGCCGCGGAGGCCCCCGCATCCAAGGCCGATGAGGACCGCTGGTGGAAGCACGTGGAGGTGCTGGCCAGTGACGCGATGGAGGGGCGCGACACGGGCAGCAAGGGCTACGCGACGGCCGCGGGGTATGTGTCCAAGGAGCTGGCCGCGCTGGGCGTGAAGCCGATGCTGAAGACGGGCTTCCTGCAGCCCATGGCATTGCAGTCGCGCCGCCTCATCGAGTCGAAGTCCAGCGTCGCGCTGGTGAAGGACGGCAAGGCGGTGCCGCTGGTGCAGGGCGAGGACGTCGTGCTGTCCTCGCGGCAGGGTGACAACGGCGCCGTGGACGCGCCGCTGGTGTTCGTGGGCTACGGCCTGTCCATCCCCGAGCTGGGCCACGACGACTACGCGGGCCTGGACCTGAAGGGCAAGGTGGTGGTGCTGCTCCAGGGCGGGCCGGGGAACATCCCCGGGCCGGTGAAGTCGCACTTCTCCTCGTGGGAGGAGCGGATGAAGGTGCTCAAGGCGGCGGGGGCCGTGGGGGTCGTGTACCTCCAGAACCCGAAGCTGCTGGAGCTGCCGTGGGAGCGCATCGTGGGCTCCAGCAGGAGCCCCACCGTCGTGTTCGCGGATCCATCGCTCAACGGCTCGCGCGGGATGAAGGTGCTGGTGGTGGCGAACGTCTCTCAGTCCCAGAAGTGGCTGGAGGGCGCGCCGCATACCTACGAGGAGTTGGTCGCGCTGGCCAACGCGGACCAGCCATTGCCGAAGTTCGACATCCCGCTGCGCATGAAGGCGAAGCTGGCGTTCGACGTGAAGCCGCTCAAGTCCATGAACGTGGTGGGCGTGATGCCGGGGGCGGATCCGGTGCTCGCGGA
This genomic interval carries:
- the mdoH gene encoding glucans biosynthesis glucosyltransferase MdoH; translation: MNAQPYTPALARPRRVMVLGLAALSTGFASVEMYRLLAAHGTTVPELFVLGLFALCFAWIALSFWSGVAGFLQRVSNQRVPGLRWPTAEEARQPLTRRTAVVMPVYNEDPAAVFAHVQATYESIAATGQLDAFDFYVLSDSTRAESWVAEELAWSELCRRVGGQGRIFYRRRSDNTAKKAGNLAEFCERWGRRYDFLLVLDADSLMAGDSVVQMARLMELNPGAGILQVPPQNVGRSTLFARLQQFAGRVYGPIVAAGAAAWQLGDSNYWGHNAILRMAPFIEHCGLPVLPGQQPFGGHILSHDFVEAALMRRAGYTVWLVPELGGSYEQPPPDLLAYAQRDRRWCQGNLQHLGLVMAGGLHPMSRMHFLMGVMSYVASPLWLIFLVAGLFAALHEWFFSPATLVGFQSTLPGGDAFDTVGALRLMGLSLALLWIPRLLGMGLVLANREEAARMGGRFKLVLSVMLEGFVSTLMAPVMMLFQSHFVFGTLLGYKVNWSSQQREDTDLPWSEALRRHKWHMAIGVVLAALAVAVAPGMLAWLSPVILGLWLSPAISVFTARASLGLWLQRKGLLLIPEEVQPPTVLVRAQELAEEGMEPVDDALDHVLTDPRAHALHLALLEAHPTATVPVALASARRKLLAGGVEPLSPQEKSAVLLDARTLSELRGRRLGAQA
- a CDS encoding M28 family metallopeptidase, which produces MNRFSSAAALALFVSSGAFAAEAPASKADEDRWWKHVEVLASDAMEGRDTGSKGYATAAGYVSKELAALGVKPMLKTGFLQPMALQSRRLIESKSSVALVKDGKAVPLVQGEDVVLSSRQGDNGAVDAPLVFVGYGLSIPELGHDDYAGLDLKGKVVVLLQGGPGNIPGPVKSHFSSWEERMKVLKAAGAVGVVYLQNPKLLELPWERIVGSSRSPTVVFADPSLNGSRGMKVLVVANVSQSQKWLEGAPHTYEELVALANADQPLPKFDIPLRMKAKLAFDVKPLKSMNVVGVMPGADPVLAEEYVVLSAHLDHVGIGEPVKGDRIYNGAMDNASGVAAVLEVARRLHEQQEKPKRSVVFALVTGEEKGLLGSKYFASRPPVPITSVVADFNLDMFMPHWPFTSVVAHGKDESSLAVPLAEVAAKMDVQVLPDPEPDRNLFVRSDQYSFIREGVPALFFKFGYTPGSEEQKIFKQWLAERYHAPSDDLAQQPVDHAGAARFITFLTALTNAVADAPGRPYWNDDSFFRRFAKPAPAP